A portion of the Mustela erminea isolate mMusErm1 chromosome 19, mMusErm1.Pri, whole genome shotgun sequence genome contains these proteins:
- the LOC116579213 gene encoding chymotrypsinogen B-like isoform X1, whose product MARQAAIGGPGNIMRVLQADPIQPPESHAMTFLWAVLGFLLFGGSSGCGVPAIHPELSGLSRIVNGEDAVPSSWPWQVSLQTNSGLHFCGGSLISQDWVLTAAHCRVRKSHRVVAGVSDHGSDGEAVQVLRIAKVFEHPLWDRIMDTNDIALLKLATPALLSSTVSPVCLPSANASFPPGSVCATTGWGKTQYNSYKTPDKLQQAALPLLSNADCMKFWGSRITNVMVCAGASGVSSCSGDSGGPLVCQNDGVWTLVGVVSWGSSWCNPFSPGVYTRVTKFIPWVREVLQAN is encoded by the exons ATGGCGAGGCAGGCTGCGATTGGTGGGCCGGGGAATATAATGAGGGTCCTTCAGGCTGACCCTATTCAACCTCCTGAGTCACACGCCATGACCTTTCTCTGGGCTGTCCTTGGCTTTCTCCTCTTTGGCGGCAGCTCCG GCTGCGGGGTCCCTGCCATCCACCCTGAGCTGAGTGGCCTGTCCCGGATCGTCAATGGGGAAGACGCTGTGCCCAGCTCCTGGCCCTGGCAGGTGTCCCTGCAG accAACTCGGGCTTACACTTCTGCGGGGGCTCGCTCATCAGCCAGGACTGGGTGCTCACCGCTGCCCACTGCAGAGTCAG GAAGAGCCACCGTGTGGTGGCTGGCGTGTCTGATCACGGCTCCGATGGCGAGGCTGTCCAGGTGTTGAGGATCGCAAAG GTTTTTGAACACCCACTGTGGGACAGGATTATGGACACCAACGACATCGCCCTGCTGAAGCTGGCCACGCCCGCCCTGCTCTCCAGCACTGTGTCCCCTGTGTGCCTGCCCAGCGCCAATGCCAGCTTCCCCCCGGGCTCTGTCTGCGCCACCACGGGCTGGGGCAAGACCCAGTACAACT CCTACAAGACCCCCGACAAGCTGCAGCAGGCGGCCCTGCCCCTCCTGTCCAACGCCGACTGCATGAAGTTCTGGGGCAGCAGGATCACGAATGTGATGGTTTGCGCGGGTGCCAGCGGCGTGTCCTCCTGCTCG GGCGACTCTGGGGGCCCCCTGGTCTGCCAGAACGACGGAGTTTGGACCCTGGTAGGCGTCGTGTCCTGGGGCAGCAGCTGGTGCAACCCATTCTCACCAGGGGTGTACACCCGCGTCACCAAGTTCATTCCCTGGGTTCGTGAGGTTCTGCAGGCCAACTGA
- the BCAR1 gene encoding LOW QUALITY PROTEIN: breast cancer anti-estrogen resistance protein 1 (The sequence of the model RefSeq protein was modified relative to this genomic sequence to represent the inferred CDS: deleted 1 base in 1 codon), translating to MGSGQWARAAGHAGSRAGPVGPRRRRRRRRRRQAERAGTFSGRWWRQPAWWLKRSDPGRDPGGCGLLAAQRERGTGSLVCAPAGRRGPSSPDTMNYLNVLAKALYDNVAESPDELSFRKGDIMTVLERDTQGLDGWWLCSLHGRQGIVPGNRLKILVGMHDKKPAGPGPGPPAPAAQPQPGLHTPAAQYTPMLPAAYQPQPDSVYLVPTPSKTQQGLYQAPGPSPQFQSPPAKQTSTFSKQMPHHPFPSPAPDLYQVPPGPGSPAQDIYQVPPAAGIGHDIYQVPPSMDTRSWEGSKPPAKVVVPTRVGQGYVFEASQPEQDEYDIPRHLLAPGPQDIYDVPPARGLLPSQYGQEVYDTPPMAVKGPNGRDPSLDVYDVPPSVEKGLPLSTHHAVYDVPPSVSKDVPDGPLLREETYDVPPAFAKAKPFDPTRHPLVLAAPPPDSLAAEDVYDVPPPAPDLYDVPPGLRRPGPGPLYDVPRERLLPAEAADGSVADDSVYAVPPPAEREPPSEAKRLSASSTGSTRSSQSASSLEAAGPGREPLELEVAVEALARLQQAVSTTVAQLLDLAGSAGTGGGWRCAPEPQELPGQDLRAAVAAVQGAVHELLEFARGAIGNAAHTSDRTLHAKLSRQLQKMEDVYQTLVAHGQALEGGRGGAGTTPEDVDRLVACSRAVPEDAKQLASFLHGNASLLFRRTKAPVGGPEGGGPLHPNPIDKASSIQSRPLPSPPKFTSQDSPDGQYENSEGGWMEDYDYVHLQGKEEFEKTQKELLEKGNIMRQGKGQLELQQLKQFERLEQEVSRPIEHDLANWTPAQPLAPGRTGSLGSSDRQLLLFYLEQCEANLTTLTNAVDAFFTAVATNQPPKIFVAHSKFVILSAHKLVFIGDTLSRQAKAADVRSQVTHYSNLLCDLLRGIVATTKAAALQYPSPAAAQDMVDRVKELGHSTQQFRRVLGQLAAA from the exons AACGTGCTGGCCAAAGCCCTCTATGACAACGTGGCCGAGTCCCCAGATGAGCTCTCCTTCCGCAAGGGCGACATCATGACCGTGCTGGAGCGGGACACACAGGGCCTGGATGGCTGGTGGCTCTGCTCACTGCATGGGCGCCAAGGCATTGTGCCCGGAAACCGCCTGAAGATCCTGGTGGGCATGCATGACAAGAAGCCGGCGGGACCCGGACCTGGCCCACCTGCCCCTGCGGCCCaaccccagcctggcctccacACCCCGGCTGCCCAGTACACGCCCATGCTTCCTGCCGCATACCAGCCCCAGCCCGATAGCGTCTACCTGGTGCCCACCCCCAGCAAGACTCAGCAAGGCCTCTACCAAGCGCCTGGGCCCAGCCCACAGTTCCAGTCCCCCCCAGCGAAGCAGACATCGACGTTCTCAAAGCAAATGCCCCATCACCCttttcccagcccagcccccgaCCTttaccaggtgcccccagggcctggcagccCCGCCCAGGACATTTACCAGGTGCCACCTGCTGCTGGGATAGGGCATGACATCTACCAGGTTCCCCCATCCATGGACACGCGCAGCTGGGAGGGGTCGAAGCCACCAGCAAAG GTGGTGGTGCCCACCCGTGTGGGCCAGGGCTATGTGTTTGAGGCCTCCCAGCCAGAGCAGGACGAGTACGACATCCCCCGCCACCTGCTGGCCCCAGGGCCTCAGGACATCTACGACGTGCCTCCTGCTCGGGGGCTGTTGCCCAGCCAGTATGGCCAAGAG GTCTACGACACACCACCCATGGCTGTCAAGGGCCCTAATGGCCGGGACCCATCACTGGATGTATACGATGTGCCCCCCAGTGTGGAGAAAGGCCTGCCGCTGTCCACCCACCACGCA GTGTACGATGTCCCTCCATCCGTGAGCAAGGACGTGCCCGATGGCCCGCTGCTCCGTGAGGAGACCTACGACGTGCCCCCCGCCTTCGCCAAGGCCAAGCCCTTCGACCCGACCCGCCACCCGCTGGTCCTggccgccccgcccccggacTCGCTGGCAGCCGAGGACGTGTACGATGTGCCCCCGCCCGCTCCTGACCTCTATGACGTGCCCCCCGGCTTGCGgcggcccggccccggccccctcTACGACGTGCCCCGCGAACGGCTCCTCCCCGCTGAGGCGGCCGACGGCAGCGTGGCCGACGACAGCGTGTATGCGGTGCCGCCGCCCGCAGAGCGAGAGCCCCCGAGCGAGGCCAAGCGGCTGTCAGCCTCCAGCACCGGCAGCACACGCAGCAGCCAGTCGGCCTCCTCCCTGGAGGCCGCTGGGCCGGGCCGCGAGCCGCTGGAACTGGAGGTGGCGGTGGAGGCCCTGGCGCGACTGCAGCAGGCCGTGAGCACCACCGTCGCCCAGCTGCTGGACCTGGCGGGCAGCGCGGGCACCGGCGGGGGCTGGCGCTGCGCCCCCGAGCCCCAGGAGCTGCCGGGGCAGGACCTGCGAGCCGCCGTGGCTGCCGTGCAGGGCGCCGTCCACGAGCTGCTGGAGTTCGCCCGCGGCGCCATAGGCAATGCCGCACACACGTCGGACCGCACGCTGCACGCTAAGCTTAGCCGGCAGCTGCAGAAGATGGAGGACGTGTACCAGACGCTGGTGGCCCACGGGCAGGCTCTCGAGGGGGGCCGCGGAGGCGCGGGGACCACTCCCGAAGACGTGGACCGCCTGGTGGCCTGCTCGCGGGCTGTGCCCGAGGACGCCAAGCAGCTGGCCTCTTTCTTGCACGGCAATGCCTCGCTGCTCTTCAGACGGACCAAGGCCCCCGTTGGGGGGCCAGAGGGGGGCGGCCCCCTGCACCCCAACCCCATCGACAAGGCCAGCAGCATCCAGTCCCggcccctgccctcaccccctaAGTTCACCTCGCAGGACTCCCCGGATGGGCAGTATGAGAACAGTGAGGGGGGCTGGATGGAGGACTACGACTACGTCCACCTGCAG GGGaaggaagagtttgagaaaaccCAGAAAGAGCTGCTGGAAAAGGGCAACATCATGCGGCAGGGGAAGGGCCAGCTGGAGCTGCAGCAG ctGAAGCAGTTCGAGCGGCTGGAGCAGGAGGTGTCCCGGCCCATCGAGCACGACCTGGCCAACTGGACCCCAGCGCAGCCACTGGCCCCAGGGCGGACAGGCAGCCTGGGGTCCTCGGACCGGCAGCTGCTGCTCTTCTACCTGGAGCAGTGCGAGGCCAACCTGACCACCCTCACCAACGCGGTGGACGCCTTCTTCACTGCCGTGGCCACCAACCAGCCCCCCAAGATCTTCGTGGCACACAGCAAGTTTGTCATCCTCAGTGCCCACAAGCTGGTGTTCATCGGGGACACGCTGTCGCGGCAGGCCAAGGCGGCCGACGTGCGCAGCCAGGTGACCCACTACAGCAACCTACTGTGTGACCTTCTGCGTGGCATCGTGGCCACAACCAAGGCCGCTGCCCTGCAGTACCCGTCCCCCGCCGCCGCCCAGGACATGGTGGACAGGGTCAAGGAGTTGGGCCACAGCACCCAGCAGTTCCGCCGAGTCCTGGGCCAGCTGGCAGCAGCCTGA
- the LOC116579213 gene encoding chymotrypsinogen 2-like isoform X3, with protein MAFLWLLSCCALLSTAFGCGVPAIHPELSGLSRIVNGEDAVPSSWPWQVSLQTNSGLHFCGGSLISQDWVLTAAHCRVRKSHRVVAGVSDHGSDGEAVQVLRIAKVFEHPLWDRIMDTNDIALLKLATPALLSSTVSPVCLPSANASFPPGSVCATTGWGKTQYNSYKTPDKLQQAALPLLSNADCMKFWGSRITNVMVCAGASGVSSCSGDSGGPLVCQNDGVWTLVGVVSWGSSWCNPFSPGVYTRVTKFIPWVREVLQAN; from the exons GCTGCGGGGTCCCTGCCATCCACCCTGAGCTGAGTGGCCTGTCCCGGATCGTCAATGGGGAAGACGCTGTGCCCAGCTCCTGGCCCTGGCAGGTGTCCCTGCAG accAACTCGGGCTTACACTTCTGCGGGGGCTCGCTCATCAGCCAGGACTGGGTGCTCACCGCTGCCCACTGCAGAGTCAG GAAGAGCCACCGTGTGGTGGCTGGCGTGTCTGATCACGGCTCCGATGGCGAGGCTGTCCAGGTGTTGAGGATCGCAAAG GTTTTTGAACACCCACTGTGGGACAGGATTATGGACACCAACGACATCGCCCTGCTGAAGCTGGCCACGCCCGCCCTGCTCTCCAGCACTGTGTCCCCTGTGTGCCTGCCCAGCGCCAATGCCAGCTTCCCCCCGGGCTCTGTCTGCGCCACCACGGGCTGGGGCAAGACCCAGTACAACT CCTACAAGACCCCCGACAAGCTGCAGCAGGCGGCCCTGCCCCTCCTGTCCAACGCCGACTGCATGAAGTTCTGGGGCAGCAGGATCACGAATGTGATGGTTTGCGCGGGTGCCAGCGGCGTGTCCTCCTGCTCG GGCGACTCTGGGGGCCCCCTGGTCTGCCAGAACGACGGAGTTTGGACCCTGGTAGGCGTCGTGTCCTGGGGCAGCAGCTGGTGCAACCCATTCTCACCAGGGGTGTACACCCGCGTCACCAAGTTCATTCCCTGGGTTCGTGAGGTTCTGCAGGCCAACTGA